Proteins encoded together in one Oncorhynchus mykiss isolate Arlee chromosome 7, USDA_OmykA_1.1, whole genome shotgun sequence window:
- the LOC110528274 gene encoding GTP-binding protein REM 1 — MTHTQREGKETLRRRASTPIPASHQPGPRDRDPPADLHHPPLCQSASYHPGDKSLHCRANWSSDDSDNDSDGSGAECLYRVVLLGDHGVGKSSLANIFAGIQEKDAHDHTGEDTYEKTMTVDGEETILIVMDTWENEKQEEDQKWVQDYCMQVGNAYVIVYSITDRTSFESASELRIQLRRIRQAENIPIILVGNKSDLVRSREVAVEEGRACAVVFDCKFIETSASLHHNVHELFEGIVRQIRLRRDSKETNERRRSVYKRKESLTKKARRFLDRLVAKNNKKMALKVRAKSCHDLAVL; from the exons ATGACACATACCCAGAGAGAGGGCAAAGAGACTTTGCGGAGAAGGGCAAGTACTCCTATCCCTGCCTCTCATCAGCCGGGGCCGAGAGACAGAGACCCGCCAGCCGACCTCCATCACCCTCCGCTCTGCCAGTCTGCCTCATACCATCCCGGAGACAAGTCTCTCCACTGCCGCGCCAATTGGTCTTCTGATGACTCAGACAATGACTCGGATGGCTCGGGAGCAGAATGTTTATACCGCGTTGTTTTGCTAGGAGACCACGGTGTTGGAAAGTCGAGTCTTGCCAATATCTTTGCTGGCATACAGGAGAAGGATGCTCACGACCATACAGGAG AGGACACCTATGAGAAAACCATGACTGTGGATGGGGAAGAGACCATCCTCATCGTCATGGACACCTGGGAGAACGAGAAACAG GAGGAAGATCAGAAGTGGGTCCAGGACTACTGTATGCAGGTGGGCAACGCCTACGTCATAGTTTACTCCATCACGGATCGCACCAGCTTCGAGAGTGCCTCCGAGTTACGCATCCAGCTGCGGCGCATACGGCAGGCCGAGAACATTCCCATCATCCTCGTGGGCAACAAAAGTGACCTGGTCCGCTCCAGAGAAGTGGCTGTAGAAG AGGGTCGTGCGTGTGCTGTGGTGTTCGACTGCAAATTCATAGAGACATCTGCTTCGCTCCACCACAACGTTCACGAGCTCTTCGAGGGCATCGTCCGGCAGATTCGCCTGCGGCGAGACAGCAAGGAGACCAACGAGCGCCGGCGCTCCGTCTACAAGCGTAAGGAGAGCCTCACCAAGAAGGCCCGCCGCTTTCTAGACCGCCTGGTGGCCAAGAACAACAAGAAGATGGCGCTGAAGGTTCGCGCCAAGTCTTGCCACGACCTGGCCGTGCTGTAA